A portion of the Natrinema salaciae genome contains these proteins:
- a CDS encoding aminoglycoside N(3)-acetyltransferase has protein sequence MSDTLPEDRSSDPVTVDSMASDLRALGLEAGGTVLVHGSLSALGWVCGGAPAVVDALQRVVGADGTLVMPTHSPGNRDPSNMGNPPVPESWYETIREQTPPYRPAVTPTQGMGAIAECFRSCPGVRRSDHPQVSFAAWGADARFVTEGHSLDYSLGEESPLARLYDLGGDVLFLGTTHATNTSLHLAEYRADLDFATEAHAGAVLVDGEREWVRWEDIDYTDDDFPRCGEAFESEHPDAVETGTVGVGDAKRFPQRRLVDFAVGWFERNRER, from the coding sequence ATGAGTGACACGCTTCCCGAGGACCGATCCTCGGACCCGGTCACGGTCGATTCGATGGCGAGCGATCTGCGCGCTCTCGGTCTCGAGGCCGGGGGGACGGTGCTCGTCCACGGGTCGCTCTCCGCGCTCGGCTGGGTCTGTGGCGGCGCACCGGCCGTCGTAGACGCGCTCCAGCGCGTCGTCGGGGCGGACGGAACGCTCGTGATGCCGACGCACTCGCCCGGAAATAGGGACCCCTCCAACATGGGGAACCCACCGGTCCCCGAATCGTGGTACGAGACGATCCGTGAACAGACGCCGCCGTACCGGCCGGCCGTCACGCCGACCCAGGGGATGGGCGCGATCGCCGAGTGCTTCCGCTCCTGTCCGGGCGTTCGCCGGAGCGACCACCCGCAGGTTTCGTTCGCGGCGTGGGGTGCTGACGCCCGGTTCGTCACCGAGGGCCATTCGCTCGACTATTCGCTCGGGGAGGAGTCGCCGCTGGCCCGTCTCTACGATCTCGGCGGCGACGTACTGTTCCTGGGGACGACCCACGCGACGAACACCTCCCTTCACCTCGCCGAGTACCGCGCCGACCTCGATTTCGCCACGGAAGCGCACGCCGGCGCAGTGCTCGTCGACGGCGAACGCGAGTGGGTCCGCTGGGAGGACATCGATTACACCGACGACGACTTCCCGCGCTGCGGCGAGGCGTTCGAGAGCGAACACCCCGACGCCGTCGAGACGGGTACCGTCGGCGTCGGTGACGCCAAACGCTTCCCACAGCGGCGACTCGTGGATTTCGCGGTCGGATGGTTCGAGCGCAACCGAGAGCGCTAA
- a CDS encoding helix-turn-helix domain-containing protein: protein MRKSGSWMTIWDDRILEYIRKEDSGSPKQLAESGYVRVSKSHVSRRLRTLAEHGLLTHLGNGVYVITERGEAYLDGELDTGEAGSDASLEADSGNGDGNEG from the coding sequence ATGCGAAAATCAGGGAGTTGGATGACGATCTGGGACGATCGAATTCTCGAGTACATCCGGAAGGAGGACTCCGGGTCGCCGAAGCAACTCGCGGAGAGCGGCTACGTTCGGGTTTCGAAGTCCCACGTCTCCCGCCGACTCCGGACACTCGCGGAGCACGGGTTACTCACGCATCTCGGAAACGGCGTCTACGTGATCACCGAGCGAGGAGAAGCGTATCTCGACGGTGAACTCGACACGGGCGAAGCCGGTTCGGACGCGTCTCTCGAGGCCGACAGCGGAAACGGAGACGGGAACGAGGGGTGA
- a CDS encoding PadR family transcriptional regulator has translation MTAPDDRSAASWVDLSAFQRDCLEVVARRERDDDPCDERGILRAFERSPRSVTRARLDPTLHVLVDHGLLEKRRLEALRYEYPLTDDGRALLSRRVDRLADACGLELPASGTTDDAPAARDREGERERT, from the coding sequence GTGACAGCGCCGGACGACCGATCCGCCGCGTCGTGGGTCGATCTCAGCGCCTTCCAGCGCGACTGTCTCGAGGTCGTCGCCCGCCGCGAGCGCGACGACGACCCCTGTGACGAGCGCGGAATCCTGCGGGCCTTCGAGCGGTCGCCTCGCAGCGTCACCCGCGCCCGACTCGATCCGACGCTGCACGTGCTCGTAGATCACGGCCTCCTCGAGAAGCGGCGACTCGAGGCTCTCAGATACGAGTACCCGCTCACCGACGACGGCCGCGCCCTCCTGTCCCGACGCGTCGACCGCCTCGCGGACGCCTGTGGACTGGAACTGCCCGCGAGCGGCACCACCGACGACGCCCCGGCCGCTCGAGACCGGGAGGGCGAACGCGAACGCACATGA
- a CDS encoding efflux RND transporter permease subunit has protein sequence MSGSLAAKYADAIVSHSRLVVVLVLLLTGVVAAGAAIGEPEDGEIGQFETDSAETEALEEIEATYGTDDAVVSQVVVRDEGGDVLTRDSLLKSLYLQREIREDDALNATLEDRGFVGLENVVATAAVYEDRAADGRPAGEPTLDEGIAALESRSDAEVEALLADVLDPDANGDRRAGQRGGGETADPYEFLPTDYERGSTDADARITFLFQADESGPDDEPQAAYDAQVEIADRVDERFDDAFVFGQGVTDEASANAVGDSFAIITPVALVLVLVVLGVTYRDVVDVLLGLVGIAVVMAWLAGILGWLEIPTSQLLIAVPFLLIGLGIDYSLHVVMRYREARAGPDEEAGSVEDEAKRATEYADGGSRGPRGGMRLGLAGVVLALGAATVSTAVGFLSNVVSPLPAIRDFAVLSAGGILATFVAFAVLVPALKVELDDLLERRFGRDRALPPFGTGAGLVNRGLSRMVGAVRRAPIAIVLVAFLLAVGGAYGATGIDTEFNQADFLPEDAPAWAKSLPGPLAPDTYTISDDAAYLGENFAERGEGSRTQVLIRENVTDPDALTAVDDASAAVDDDGTIVVRSNGEAAIEGPPSVIRELAAENETVAAALEARDTDGDGLPDEDVAGFYDVLFDVDPDRASDVLYRTDDGAYESARLLVSVQGDAAAQTVADDTRALAAEIDANGPVTAVATGGPVTTAVIQDALLETLVQAFAVTLVVIFGFLTLLYWVRHGTLSLGAVTLAPVVAALAWLLGTMAVLDLPFNSETAVITSLAIGLGVDYSIHVGERFVAERDERESLDDALAATITGTGGALLGSAATTAAGFGVLALALSPPLQRFGLVTGLSIVFAFVACLTVLPCLLVLRERLLAGAS, from the coding sequence ATGAGCGGCTCGCTGGCAGCGAAGTACGCGGACGCGATCGTCTCGCACAGCCGACTCGTCGTCGTCCTCGTCCTGCTGCTGACCGGCGTCGTCGCCGCGGGCGCGGCGATCGGCGAGCCCGAAGACGGCGAAATCGGCCAGTTCGAGACCGACTCCGCGGAGACCGAGGCGCTCGAGGAGATCGAGGCCACGTACGGGACGGACGACGCGGTCGTGTCGCAGGTGGTCGTCCGCGACGAGGGCGGCGACGTGCTCACGCGCGACTCGCTGCTCAAGTCGCTCTACTTGCAACGCGAGATCCGCGAGGACGACGCGCTGAACGCGACGCTCGAGGATCGGGGATTCGTCGGCCTCGAGAACGTCGTCGCGACGGCGGCCGTCTACGAAGACCGGGCGGCCGACGGCCGGCCGGCCGGCGAGCCGACCCTCGACGAGGGGATCGCGGCCCTCGAGTCCCGCTCGGACGCGGAAGTCGAGGCCCTGCTCGCGGACGTGCTCGATCCGGACGCGAACGGCGACCGACGGGCCGGACAGCGCGGCGGGGGAGAGACGGCGGACCCGTACGAGTTCCTCCCCACCGACTACGAGCGGGGCTCGACGGATGCCGACGCGCGCATCACGTTCCTCTTTCAGGCCGACGAGAGCGGGCCGGACGACGAGCCACAGGCCGCGTACGACGCCCAGGTCGAGATCGCGGACCGCGTCGACGAGCGGTTCGACGACGCGTTCGTCTTCGGCCAGGGAGTCACGGACGAGGCGTCGGCCAACGCGGTCGGCGACAGCTTCGCGATCATCACGCCGGTCGCACTCGTGCTCGTGCTCGTCGTCCTCGGCGTCACCTACCGCGACGTCGTCGACGTGCTCCTCGGACTCGTCGGTATCGCGGTCGTGATGGCCTGGCTCGCGGGGATCCTCGGCTGGCTCGAGATTCCGACGAGCCAGCTCCTCATCGCCGTCCCGTTTCTCCTGATCGGGCTGGGGATCGACTACTCGCTGCACGTCGTGATGCGCTACCGCGAGGCGAGGGCGGGACCGGACGAGGAAGCGGGATCGGTCGAGGACGAGGCGAAACGCGCGACCGAATACGCCGACGGCGGGTCGCGAGGACCGCGGGGCGGGATGCGTCTCGGACTCGCGGGCGTCGTGCTCGCGCTCGGGGCGGCGACGGTCTCGACGGCCGTCGGGTTCCTCTCGAACGTCGTCAGCCCGCTCCCGGCGATTCGGGACTTCGCCGTGCTGAGCGCCGGCGGAATCCTGGCGACGTTCGTCGCCTTCGCGGTCCTCGTGCCGGCGCTCAAGGTCGAACTCGACGACCTCCTCGAGCGCCGATTCGGTCGCGACCGGGCGCTGCCGCCGTTCGGAACGGGAGCGGGACTCGTCAATCGCGGCCTGTCGAGGATGGTCGGGGCGGTCCGGCGGGCACCGATCGCGATCGTCCTCGTCGCTTTCCTCCTCGCCGTCGGCGGGGCCTACGGCGCGACCGGCATCGACACGGAGTTCAATCAGGCGGACTTCCTCCCCGAGGACGCGCCGGCGTGGGCCAAATCCTTGCCCGGCCCGCTCGCACCCGACACGTACACGATCAGCGACGACGCCGCCTACCTCGGCGAGAACTTCGCCGAGCGCGGCGAGGGAAGTCGGACGCAGGTCCTGATACGCGAGAACGTGACCGATCCCGACGCGCTCACGGCCGTCGACGACGCGAGCGCTGCGGTCGACGACGACGGCACGATCGTCGTCAGGTCGAACGGCGAGGCCGCGATCGAGGGGCCGCCGTCGGTCATCCGCGAGCTCGCGGCCGAGAACGAGACCGTCGCCGCCGCCCTCGAGGCGCGAGACACGGACGGTGACGGGCTCCCGGACGAGGACGTCGCCGGCTTCTACGACGTGCTGTTCGACGTCGACCCGGACCGCGCGAGTGACGTGCTCTATCGGACGGACGACGGCGCGTACGAGTCCGCGCGGCTCCTCGTGAGCGTTCAGGGCGACGCCGCGGCGCAGACGGTCGCGGACGACACGCGAGCGCTGGCGGCCGAGATCGACGCGAACGGTCCCGTCACGGCGGTCGCGACCGGCGGTCCCGTCACGACGGCGGTGATACAGGACGCCCTGCTCGAGACGCTCGTCCAGGCGTTCGCGGTCACGCTGGTGGTGATCTTCGGCTTCCTGACGCTGCTGTACTGGGTCCGCCACGGGACGCTCTCGCTCGGTGCGGTCACGCTCGCGCCCGTCGTGGCCGCGCTCGCGTGGCTACTGGGGACGATGGCTGTGCTGGATCTGCCGTTCAACAGCGAAACGGCCGTCATCACCAGTCTCGCGATCGGGCTGGGCGTGGACTACAGTATCCACGTGGGAGAGCGGTTCGTCGCGGAACGCGACGAGCGAGAGTCGCTCGACGACGCGCTCGCGGCGACGATCACCGGAACCGGCGGGGCGCTGCTCGGCAGCGCGGCGACGACGGCGGCCGGCTTCGGCGTCCTCGCGCTGGCGCTGTCGCCGCCGCTCCAGCGGTTCGGCCTGGTGACGGGGCTGAGCATCGTCTTCGCGTTCGTCGCCTGTCTCACCGTCCTGCCCTGTCTGCTCGTGCTCCGGGAACGGCTGCTCGCTGGCGCGTCGTGA
- a CDS encoding HFX_2341 family transcriptional regulator encodes MQTHIVPVGFDYDRLIAPLVRDQIDVDSVILLEGAVGSEANVEYSRHLSKKLETDFRNLLGASTERFVLEDVYDYDEAFEQAYELITAELDRGNEVWVNVAAMPRTVSFAFANAAHSLMVERQEDREGIHTYYTAPEKYLETELAEELREQIALLEELRADGDGLEADRIAGRLESARDLLAEFDERGTTIGAKEIDGKHIVELPVASFSNVKPFEELILYKLGEDGEFDSVSELAESLACELNEEYTDSFRSKVIYNVDRLGPGGKGYIEREEHGKSYRTRLSRIGELWVRAHSDDGSR; translated from the coding sequence ATGCAAACCCACATCGTCCCGGTCGGCTTCGACTACGACCGGCTGATCGCGCCGCTCGTGCGCGATCAGATCGACGTCGACAGCGTCATCCTGCTCGAGGGGGCCGTCGGCAGCGAGGCCAACGTCGAGTACTCCCGGCACCTCTCGAAGAAACTCGAGACCGATTTCAGGAACTTGCTGGGGGCGAGCACTGAGCGGTTTGTCCTCGAGGACGTCTACGACTACGACGAAGCCTTCGAGCAGGCCTACGAGCTCATCACCGCGGAGCTCGACCGGGGTAACGAGGTCTGGGTGAACGTCGCCGCGATGCCTCGAACCGTGAGCTTCGCCTTCGCCAACGCCGCCCACTCCCTGATGGTCGAGCGGCAGGAGGACCGCGAGGGGATCCACACGTACTACACCGCGCCGGAGAAGTACCTCGAGACCGAACTCGCCGAGGAACTGCGCGAACAGATCGCCCTGCTCGAGGAGCTCCGGGCCGACGGCGACGGGCTCGAGGCCGACCGAATCGCCGGCCGCCTCGAGAGCGCCCGCGACCTGTTAGCCGAGTTCGACGAGCGCGGAACGACCATCGGCGCGAAGGAGATCGACGGGAAGCACATCGTCGAGTTGCCGGTCGCTTCCTTCTCGAACGTCAAGCCCTTCGAGGAGCTCATCCTCTACAAGCTCGGCGAGGACGGCGAGTTCGACTCCGTCTCGGAACTGGCGGAGTCGCTGGCCTGCGAGTTGAACGAGGAGTACACCGACAGTTTCCGGTCGAAGGTCATCTACAACGTCGACCGGCTTGGCCCCGGCGGCAAGGGGTACATCGAGCGCGAGGAACACGGAAAGTCCTACCGAACGCGGCTCTCCCGCATCGGCGAACTGTGGGTACGGGCCCACTCGGACGACGGCTCGCGGTAG
- a CDS encoding DUF7860 family protein, whose amino-acid sequence MARYSGHDYPKLAKTGFFVGLALFVVGTGSELVGNATMGSLPQWEHTLFFAMAIIGLLVGFFSPFVFGIALPLTE is encoded by the coding sequence ATGGCACGCTACAGCGGTCACGACTATCCGAAGCTGGCAAAGACGGGATTTTTCGTCGGACTCGCGCTGTTCGTCGTTGGAACGGGAAGCGAACTGGTCGGCAACGCGACGATGGGGTCGCTCCCCCAGTGGGAGCACACGCTGTTCTTCGCGATGGCGATCATCGGTCTGCTCGTCGGGTTCTTCTCGCCGTTCGTGTTCGGGATCGCGCTCCCGCTCACGGAGTAA